The Manihot esculenta cultivar AM560-2 chromosome 11, M.esculenta_v8, whole genome shotgun sequence genome includes a region encoding these proteins:
- the LOC110625891 gene encoding GEM-like protein 7, whose translation MKNLSKDQVTGIPITRSAKPVQKMPRFLLKNTSPCYIPTPANKSLTVKQDKVDSLLKRMNKLGKKADKFAHGIREHVRLGTKITETLKGKLSLGARILKVGGLKKVFRQLFTVREGERLLNACQCYLSTTAGPIAGLLFISTDKIAFCSERSIKLSSSEGKMVRIHYKVLIPLRKIKTANQSENIKKPSQKYIEIVTVDDFDFWFMGFFNYQKAFMGLQQAISQNWMNTSHPNV comes from the exons ATGAAGAATTTGTCTAAGGACCAGGTTACTGGGATTCCAATCACTAGATCAGCAAAGCCAGTTCAGAAAATGCCAagattcttacttaaaaatacATCCCCATGCTATATTCCAACTCCTGCAAATAAATCTCTCACGGTCAAGCAAG ATAAAGTAGACTCGTTGCTTAAAAGGATGAACAAACTAGGGAAAAAAGCTGACAAATTTGCACATGGAATCCGAGAGCATG TGAGACTGGGGACCAAGATCACCGAAACTCTGAAAGGGAAGCTCAGCTTGGGAGCTAGAATTCTCAAAGTAGGAGGATTGAAGAAAGTTTTTAGACAGTTATTTACTGTAAGAGAAGGAGAAAGATTGTTGAATGCTTGCCAATGTTATTTGTCAACCACAGCCGGCCCTATTGCTGGACTGCTCTTTATCTCTACTGACAAGATTGCCTTCTGCAGTGAGAGATCAATTAAATTATCTTCTTCAGAAGGAAAAATGGTCAGAATCCATTACAAG GTCTTGATCCCACTAAGAAAGATAAAGACTGCGAACCAAAGTGAAAACATAAAGAAGCCATCACAAAAGTACATAGAAATAGTGACGGTTGATGATTTTGATTTCTGGTTTATGGGTTTCTTCAATTATCAGAAAGCTTTCATGGGGCTTCAGCAAGCAATATCACAAAATTGGATGAATACAAGTCATCCAAATGTCTAA